In Nomascus leucogenys isolate Asia chromosome 11, Asia_NLE_v1, whole genome shotgun sequence, the following proteins share a genomic window:
- the DCD gene encoding dermcidin yields MLKRGPERQSRHPRSQDLQGFGGIPTPAHRSMRFMTLLFLTALAGALVCAYDPEAASAPGSGNSCHEASAAQKENAGEDSGLARQAPKPRKQRSSLLEKGLDGAKNALGGLGNLGKDVVEDLESVGKGAVHDVKDLLNSVL; encoded by the exons ATGCTtaaaagaggcccagagaggcagtCTCGACACCCTAGATCCCAAGATCTCCAAGGATTTGGTGGCATACCCACTCCAGCACACAGAAGCATGAGGTTCATGACTCTCCTCTTCCTGACAGCTCTGGCAGGAGCCCTGGTCTGCGCCT ATGACCCAGAGGCTGCCTCTGCCCCAGGATCGGGGAACT CTTGCCATGAAGCATCAGCAGCTCAAAAGGAAAATGCAGGTGAAGACTCAGGGTTAGCCAGACAGGCACCAAAGCCAAGGAAGCAGAGATCCAGCCTTCTGG AAAAAGGCCTAGATGGAGCAAAAAACGCTTTGGGGGGACTCGGAAACCTAGGAAAAGATGTAGTTGAAGATCTAGAAAGCGTGGGTAAAG GAGCCGTCCATGATGTTAAAGACCTCCTTAACTCAGTACTATAG